The DNA region ATGATGATAAATAAAACGGGCGCGTAGCTCAGGGGTAGAGCATTTGCCTTTTAAGCAAAGGGTCGGTGGTTCGAGCCCACCCGCGCTCACGAAGATAAAGCAAGAATGAGTTACAGCGTATATATAATTAAGTCATTAAAGACGGGCCTACATTATATAGGTCACACCTCAGATATTGAAGACAGATTAAGGCGACACAATGAAGACCGCAGTAAGTATACAAAAGGGAAGGGGCCGTGGGAAGTAGTAATAAGTTATCGATGTCGTACGAAATCAGAAGCTTACCAATTAGAGGTAAAATTAAAATCATATAAGAATCACCAGAAAGCGATTAACTACTTGAAAAACTTATCTCAGGGGTAGAGCACTACGACTTTTAAGGAAAGTCGGAGGGGTCGGTGGCTCGAGCCCACCCGCGCTCACGAGAGTAGAATCCTGCATATCAAGCAGGATTTTTTTATACTAAATTTTATTAAAGAAAGCCT from Melioribacteraceae bacterium 4301-Me includes:
- a CDS encoding GIY-YIG nuclease family protein is translated as MSYSVYIIKSLKTGLHYIGHTSDIEDRLRRHNEDRSKYTKGKGPWEVVISYRCRTKSEAYQLEVKLKSYKNHQKAINYLKNLSQG